The genomic window TAACAATATTACTAGAACGACCTGGAACCCGCTAAGTATATATAATCCTTAATAAAAATCTTAAAGAAGTAccaaacgattttttttcagttgtttTACACTTGGTCTGAATTCCTGTGGATTTCAAGAACATTATTCTCAGTTTCTTGCGGCCAAGGTCTCACCGCAAACGTTGAAACATAAACACACACAAGTATAAGAGCAAATATTGAGAGAACGATGGTTATTATTGGAATCAAGGCaggtttgttttcattatttattatatcttcTTTCGAAGAAAAAGTATGCTCTCTTCCGTGAACTTGCGACATCGTATATTCTAAAATTATCAAGCATATAATGAGACATTGAAGGTTTTTCTAGTGTGAATCAACAAAAACTTACTAGCATTTTCGCTGTATATAAACAGCATTGATTTACCTAATTCATCCTGTGTGGATGTTAAGGTATATATTTTAGTGCTCGTAACCATTTTGTTCGTCGTCAAATCTACAAGAAAAACTTTGATACAACCTTTATAGATATGGAATATCCACACTTTTGAGATTGTACAATTCAATTGAAGACTTGGTTGAGGGCAATTTTTTTACGTGTATCATCCCATGGAGGCTCATAAACAATGACAACGacaaatatcaatttcaacaataaaatattctttaagtTAATGTATAAGCTATATGACAATATGTGAAGCTTTTGGCATTTGAGTAAATACTTTGAAACTGTCTATGGAAAcatcttttttgaaacatgaaatatAGAATATTGAAACTAAAGACGTGAACTTCATATAGATTATATAAAAATCCAGTACTCCATTCTAATGCACAAAATGATGCTAGAAATAAGATTATGCAAAAGCTAGTTCAGACCTTATCAGTACTGCATGTTAAATTAGCAGGAATATAACATTGTatgaataattgtaaatttcaatctaaactacatgtatataatgcaCTTGTTCTTTACCATTCAAATGCAttactgtgaaaaaaaaaaactactttacTCACAATATCTGCATCCCTCCATGTGGTTACAACGCTTTTCTTCGCAACGGCAGTTTTGTTGACACTGAAAACCAAAACTTGGATATCGACACTCTACTTCACAATTTGTGCCAATAAAACCAACTGGACAacctataaaaaattattataataacttTATAggcattaataaaaaattagatgtagttaaaaacaaaattagcaGGAATATAACATTGTatgaataattgtaaatttcaatCTAAACCATATAATGCACTTGTTTCTTTACCATTCAAATGCATTACTGTGAAAAAACTACTTTACTCAACATCTCTGCATCCCCCATGTGGTTACAACGCCATTCAAATGCAttactgtgaaaaaaaaaaactactttacTCACCATATCTGCATCCCTCCATGTGGTTACAACGCTTTTCTTCGCAACTGCAGTTTTGTTGACACTGAAAACCAAAACTTGGATATCGACACTCTACTTCACAATTTGTGCCAATAAAACCAACTGGACAACctgtaaaaaattattataataacttTATAGGCATTAATCAAAAATTAGATGtagttgaaaacaaaattaaatcaaatttctttaatttgttcaatttttatgttggacaaatataaaatcagatacatttctttgatttaaacaaaattaactgACTAGAATATATTGTGCATTTACATCGATAAACAAATGTTTTGTGCTAtgcaattacaaaaaaaaacccaaaacaaaaacaaaaaaaaagacaaaaaataaacCCAACAGCAAATAAACTAATCTGTGTGCACTCCCGAAACTACAAACTTCTTTCTAACAAAATGTCAACagatttattatattttgaaattcctGTTCagcattcaaaatttgtttcaaaGCTATATTTCCATCTTGAAAAAAACTTAAACGAACGAACAACTGAACTGAACAACTAAACGGCGAACAATTATTTGCTTCTTTGCTTTCCTTAGTAGAAAAAGTACGTTGATTTTTATGTAGAGTAAATGCATATTTAGAGGATGTAAgtaatttacaaattttgtcagaCAATCCTGCTGCCTGCTGATATATATCTTAGCCTATATAAATGGCCGTTCATTCGAGTTTCAAAAAAGTGCCGAAGAATATGTGTTCATTGCGGAAGGGTCATTCATTGAACTCCTAAATGGTTTTTTTAACTAGTATGCCATAAAATTAAACAACggaatcataaaaatattaataattggtattttttttctccaaaataacTATATTTGTTATTAAAACTAACACATACCTCTACATCCCGTTCTGTGATCACAGCGTAGTTGTTCGCAATTACATTTTTTCTGGCAATCTTGTCCATAGGATGGATACCGGCATGGAAAATTACAGTTCCGACCTGTGTATCCCAATGgacaaactaaaataaaaaataaataacataattaCAAGTGTTAATAATtggaaatttataaaatatatctaaaataattaacagtttttaaaagaatgtttcaCCTTTAGTGGTTGTACCCACAGCTGCATACATGTATCCACGACTATTGAAAAAAGGTAAATGTCATAGTACTAACGTGTAAGCTCTATATTATATATCTActattatttatatgaaataccTAATTTAACCGAGAGAAAAAAACCTGTAACACTTACCGCTGAGTCATTGGTTTAACAAAAGAAATAcgatttaaaactaaaaaaaatatgattgttcGTTTAACTAAATTTACGTCCGAAAGCATCATTCAATTATGGTAACAATTAAAAGATGTTTGACAACTTCGTGTGTATTTCAGTTTGTTTGAAAACATGTATGTTCCTAGAAGTATATTAATATGCTTTTTCAAGTTATTTAACCGGATGAcgttatttataataataattttatcaaggaaatatttaaagttatttgaatGAGTGTATGTCATTATATAACAGTGTTTCTCGTTGAACATCCACATATATGTAACTTTTATCTTTACCATTAAAACCTTTATGTGAAGACCAAGTTTTAATGCAACATAAATCATTGGAGTTAAAAAGTcaataaaaagtatttaaatgatAGCGAATAAAACGTTTTGAGTTCAAACAACTTTATGAATTCATTAGTTTAggaatttgcaattttaatgtttgataCTAATTATCAATTGAATCAAGAGTAAAATTTTGTCGTCTGTTTTTCGGTTGAAATACTATGAGAAACGGTACAGGTTAATGTTTGAATGTGAAATATACAATCATgtttgtatttaatataaatcCATTCGTATTTCGTACAAGTAAAAACCGTTTGATATCAACAAATGTTATGCCCATTTAATGACTGTAACGTTTTCAATATTGCAAAtgaataattacatttatttcttcAACAATCGATTTGGAACAATTGTAGTACATGCACAAGAAATATTAAGTTTCtttcaattacaaattcaaataaCAATTGAAATATCACAGGAAATGTTTTATTGGACAAGGAAGGAAGGCATCTTTAAGCATATcgcaaaatttttaaattgtataaaaaaataaatcagaatGGATACGTGATACTGTACTTTTTCTTCtgtctttatttttcttatgtaaATTCTACTAGTATActttataagaaatatagacACATTCAAATAACCTGAACTATTTCAAGAAGCATTAGTTTAACAAACTTCATATTCGATCGTATGGATAGGGCGATGGCATTAACGAGAAAAGGGTGTAACTTGCGTGTCAACGTACAGACAACCACATCAGTCGTTTAAGGACGTTAGATCCTGCGATCAAATGTctctaagtttttttctaaagtattttttaaatatctacacacatatctaaaccaaaattcaaaacaaaatgttggggtctatatgctcctttcggtgctacggtgtatttaatatgacctttctgcactgagaatgcaaattgcacataaatcgcttttccctctataattttttatcgaaatgaaccatggtatcaaatacaaatttacattttttagaattgataaaattaaaattatcataatgaaaaagtttgcaattttttcacCTTATTGATattgtgacctttttgcactgaaaaaatactatttttattcataaacaattcaaaatgcaattaaataattcaaaagtctcaaactttttctcaaattatgacagacttgtcaaaagaaacttaaatattcagaaaataaaaccaaaagtatgggtctatgatgtaaattttgagatatggcatgaaataagctaattttaggggggaattggagttgattttttctttacttttatgaaatatcacttaaacatgccaatatatgtcgatagaaatattgaaatattgttgaaatatgttctttgaaacaatacgaagatatcccaatgcataaactatctgaaaatttggACTGTACGGAAAATAAGAAAGGTAAAATTACGGTACtttaaaacaactgagttatgaaaattgttcattttcttcttaaaaaccttccgccacaaaatatagtacCTTACTACACTctctaaatatggaattttttcttcacta from Magallana gigas chromosome 9, xbMagGiga1.1, whole genome shotgun sequence includes these protein-coding regions:
- the LOC105348531 gene encoding uncharacterized protein, coding for MMLSDVNLVKRTIIFFLVLNRISFVKPMTQRRGYMYAAVGTTTKVCPLGYTGRNCNFPCRYPSYGQDCQKKCNCEQLRCDHRTGCRGCPVGFIGTNCEVECRYPSFGFQCQQNCSCEEKRCNHMEGCRYGCPVGFIGTNCEVECRYPSFGFQCQQNCRCEEKRCNHMEGCRYYLTTNKMVTSTKIYTLTSTQDELEYTMSQVHGREHTFSSKEDIINNENKPALIPIITIVLSIFALILVCVYVSTFAVRPWPQETENNVLEIHRNSDQV